The following proteins are encoded in a genomic region of Alteromonadaceae bacterium 2753L.S.0a.02:
- a CDS encoding pyridoxamine 5'-phosphate oxidase gives MGARFAELSEKHISFISRQKLFFVGTATDTSRVNISPKGMDSFRVVSATEVMWLNVTGSGNETAAHVQQHPRMTIMFAAFEGKPLILRLYGTATAVHRNDPAWGELYAKFPPSAGARQIFVVSVDLVQSSCGMAVPFYDYVGEREQLSDWAKQQGEEGIKAYWLNKNQQSIDGLPTDIAERNT, from the coding sequence ATGGGCGCTAGATTCGCAGAACTGTCCGAAAAACATATTTCATTTATTTCCCGTCAGAAATTATTTTTTGTGGGTACTGCTACTGACACAAGCCGCGTGAATATTTCCCCCAAGGGCATGGATTCTTTTAGAGTTGTCTCCGCAACGGAGGTAATGTGGTTAAATGTGACCGGTAGTGGTAATGAAACTGCAGCCCATGTGCAACAGCACCCGCGTATGACGATTATGTTTGCGGCGTTCGAAGGTAAGCCGCTTATTCTTCGGTTGTACGGTACCGCTACAGCGGTTCATCGCAATGATCCAGCTTGGGGTGAACTCTACGCAAAGTTTCCTCCCAGTGCTGGAGCCCGCCAGATATTTGTGGTCTCCGTGGATTTGGTACAAAGTTCTTGCGGAATGGCTGTACCTTTTTACGATTACGTCGGTGAACGGGAACAGCTTAGCGATTGGGCCAAACAACAGGGGGAAGAAGGCATAAAAGCCTACTGGTTAAATAAGAATCAGCAAAGTATTGATGGCTTGCCCACGGACATTGCTGAAAGGAATACCTAG
- a CDS encoding putative damage-inducible protein DinB — MSFVESFQRFAHYNQLMNQSVYNAAALITAEQLIENRGAYFKSVLGTLNHILVGDIHWFKRFAQHESQPDMLDYFVNHRLPQSLDEIMYADFTELRRSREIMDQQIISFTAALSDEVLASTLTFRSSKGLEFTKNFGFVLQHVFNHQTHHRGQVSTLLFQMGVDVGVTDFFVLVPSE, encoded by the coding sequence AAAGCGTTTATAATGCTGCTGCACTGATTACAGCGGAACAGCTCATAGAAAACCGCGGTGCGTATTTCAAATCTGTGTTAGGTACGCTTAACCACATTTTGGTGGGCGATATCCACTGGTTTAAGCGATTTGCTCAGCACGAATCTCAACCTGACATGCTCGATTATTTTGTTAATCATCGTTTACCGCAGTCTCTGGATGAAATTATGTATGCTGATTTCACTGAGTTACGGCGTTCGCGCGAAATTATGGATCAGCAAATAATTTCATTTACTGCCGCACTGAGTGACGAAGTATTGGCTAGCACGCTCACTTTTAGAAGTTCAAAAGGTCTAGAATTTACGAAAAATTTCGGCTTCGTGTTGCAGCATGTGTTTAATCACCAAACTCACCATCGCGGTCAGGTAAGCACCCTGCTATTTCAAATGGGTGTTGATGTTGGGGTTACCGATTTTTTTGTGCTAGTGCCGAGTGAGTAG